A stretch of Bacteroidetes Order II. bacterium DNA encodes these proteins:
- a CDS encoding glutathione peroxidase produces the protein MATFKQKILRFLYPLIRKASKSGKNGTVISNENNASSIVSFYQQKAILNNGNPIDFSVYSGKKVLIVNTASNCGYTGQYAELQKLHEKLGDKLAIIAFPANDFAEQEKSSDNEISQFCQINYGVTFPIAKKGVVVKSKEQQPIFKWLTDSRANGWNSHQPDWNFSKYVIDEKGNLTNYFGPSISPLDSEFLKAVE, from the coding sequence ATGGCAACATTCAAACAAAAAATATTACGATTTCTTTATCCGCTAATTAGAAAAGCATCTAAAAGTGGTAAAAACGGGACCGTTATAAGCAATGAAAATAATGCTTCATCGATAGTTTCTTTCTACCAACAAAAAGCAATATTGAATAATGGAAATCCAATTGACTTTTCCGTCTATTCGGGCAAGAAAGTTTTGATTGTAAATACCGCTTCAAATTGTGGTTATACTGGGCAGTATGCAGAATTACAAAAGCTGCACGAAAAGTTAGGTGACAAATTAGCTATAATTGCATTTCCTGCCAATGATTTTGCGGAACAAGAAAAAAGTAGTGACAACGAAATTTCCCAATTCTGCCAAATAAACTATGGCGTAACATTTCCGATAGCAAAAAAAGGAGTTGTAGTAAAAAGCAAGGAACAGCAACCTATATTTAAATGGCTTACGGACAGCAGGGCAAATGGTTGGAACAGTCACCAACCTGATTGGAATTTTAGCAAGTATGTGATTGACGAGAAAGGGAATCTCACAAACTATTTCGGACCCTCAATTTCTCCTTTGGACAGCGAATTTTTGAAAGCAGTTGAATAG